A stretch of the Streptomyces sp. NBC_01428 genome encodes the following:
- a CDS encoding class II fructose-bisphosphate aldolase: MGVAPLTEILSGPFAERYAVPAINVFNDLTMEAVLAAAVEQRSPLIVQTSVKTVKSIGSDVLYAMWTAMTAGIEVPVALHLDHCPEREVITECLRRGWNSVLFDASKLPVEENMRQTVEVVAEARAYGAAVEGEIESITGVEDGVGSDTAAEQQTLEVALEFLRTTGVDVFAPAIGNAHGSYKQAPVLDAQRVSDIVAAHPVPIALHGGSGLSDEQFHDLISRGCAKVNISTALKEKFMKSSLAFLETAAERQKWDPPSLFRSVRQDVIDMTGSLMTLFGSAGRAG, translated from the coding sequence GTGGGTGTTGCACCGCTGACCGAGATCCTCTCCGGACCGTTCGCCGAGCGCTACGCCGTACCGGCCATCAACGTCTTCAACGACCTGACGATGGAGGCCGTACTGGCCGCGGCGGTGGAGCAGCGGTCGCCCCTGATCGTGCAGACCTCCGTCAAGACGGTGAAGTCGATCGGCAGCGACGTTCTGTATGCGATGTGGACCGCCATGACCGCCGGGATCGAGGTGCCGGTCGCCCTGCACCTCGATCACTGTCCGGAGCGGGAGGTCATCACGGAGTGTCTGCGACGGGGCTGGAACTCGGTGCTCTTCGACGCCTCGAAGCTGCCGGTCGAGGAGAACATGCGGCAGACGGTCGAGGTGGTCGCGGAGGCCCGTGCGTACGGGGCGGCCGTCGAGGGTGAGATCGAGTCGATCACGGGCGTGGAGGACGGCGTCGGCAGCGACACCGCGGCCGAACAGCAGACGCTGGAGGTCGCCCTGGAGTTCCTGCGGACCACCGGCGTCGACGTCTTCGCGCCGGCGATCGGGAACGCCCACGGGTCGTACAAGCAGGCTCCGGTGCTCGACGCCCAGCGGGTCTCCGACATCGTGGCGGCGCATCCGGTGCCGATCGCGCTGCACGGCGGGAGCGGGCTGTCCGACGAGCAGTTCCACGACCTGATCTCCCGGGGCTGCGCGAAGGTCAACATCTCCACCGCCCTCAAGGAGAAGTTCATGAAGTCGAGCCTGGCCTTCCTGGAGACGGCGGCGGAGCGGCAGAAGTGGGACCCGCCCTCGCTGTTCAGGTCCGTGCGCCAGGACGTCATCGACATGACCGGTTCGCTGATGACCCTGTTCGGCAGCGCCGGCCGGGCGGGATGA
- a CDS encoding HAD-IA family hydrolase, whose amino-acid sequence MSALVYDCDGVLADTERYGHLPAFNATFEEFGLPVRWSDTDYAEKVKVGGGKERMKTLLTPDFVAAAGLPTDRDALDEEVARWHRRKTEIYTGIIRSGAIPPRPGVRRIAEAAHAAGWTLAVASTSAEASVRSVLELAMGTELAARFSVFAGDVVQRKKPAPDIYAFAVRRLGLDPAAVVAIEDSRNGMLAALGAGLACAVTTSAYTGEEDFAGASLVVTSLGDPPPEETVTRVLNDPLGVHPGPWVELADLAVLLTAGDAAVAGHSGTPLPDPPGSAPPAPG is encoded by the coding sequence GTGTCCGCGCTGGTCTACGACTGCGACGGCGTCCTCGCCGACACCGAGCGCTACGGACATCTGCCCGCGTTCAACGCCACGTTCGAGGAGTTCGGGCTGCCGGTGCGGTGGAGCGACACCGACTACGCGGAGAAGGTGAAGGTCGGCGGCGGCAAGGAGCGGATGAAGACGCTGCTGACCCCCGACTTCGTCGCCGCGGCCGGCCTGCCCACGGACCGGGACGCGCTGGACGAGGAGGTCGCCCGCTGGCACCGGCGCAAGACCGAGATCTACACCGGGATCATCCGCAGCGGAGCCATTCCGCCCCGCCCGGGGGTGCGGCGGATCGCCGAGGCGGCGCACGCGGCGGGCTGGACCCTGGCGGTCGCCTCCACCTCGGCCGAGGCGTCCGTCCGCAGCGTGCTCGAACTCGCGATGGGCACCGAACTGGCCGCGCGGTTCTCGGTGTTCGCCGGTGACGTGGTCCAGCGCAAGAAGCCCGCCCCGGACATCTACGCGTTCGCCGTGCGCCGGCTCGGCCTCGACCCGGCGGCCGTCGTCGCGATCGAGGACAGCCGCAACGGCATGCTCGCCGCGCTCGGCGCCGGTCTCGCCTGCGCCGTCACGACCAGCGCGTACACCGGCGAGGAGGATTTCGCGGGTGCCTCCCTCGTGGTCACCTCGCTCGGCGACCCGCCGCCGGAGGAGACCGTGACCCGGGTGCTGAACGATCCCCTCGGGGTGCACCCGGGACCGTGGGTCGAGCTCGCGGACCTCGCGGTGCTGCTCACGGCCGGAGACGCCGCGGTCGCGGGGCACTCCGGGACCCCGCTGCCCGACCCCCCTGGTTCGGCACCGCCCGCCCCGGGTTGA
- the dhaL gene encoding dihydroxyacetone kinase subunit DhaL, whose product MTTPTTSADDLAFVVRTIARTAVDNEKAFGDLDAVAGDGDFGFSLARGFEIVLADWDTLDPESPPEFLKKVAMVISKRVGGTSGPLWGTAFLRAAMTVKDRDELDAADAVAMLRAAAEGIKARGRSDLGDKTLLDALIPMTDALERRTAEGEPPATAAELAALAATTARTAADATTPMQARRGRQSYTGERSIGSPDPGAVAVAVMAERVAAEWEARG is encoded by the coding sequence ATGACAACGCCAACGACATCCGCCGACGACCTCGCGTTCGTCGTCCGGACCATCGCCCGGACCGCGGTCGACAACGAGAAGGCCTTCGGGGACCTCGACGCCGTCGCGGGCGACGGGGACTTCGGCTTCTCGCTCGCCCGCGGCTTCGAGATCGTGCTCGCCGACTGGGACACGCTCGACCCGGAGTCGCCGCCCGAGTTCCTGAAGAAGGTCGCCATGGTGATCTCCAAGCGGGTCGGCGGCACCTCCGGACCGCTGTGGGGCACCGCCTTCCTGCGGGCCGCCATGACCGTGAAGGACCGCGACGAACTGGACGCGGCCGACGCGGTCGCCATGCTCCGGGCCGCCGCGGAGGGGATCAAGGCCCGCGGCAGGTCCGATCTCGGGGACAAGACGCTGCTGGACGCGCTCATCCCGATGACGGACGCGCTGGAGCGGCGGACGGCCGAGGGCGAACCGCCCGCCACGGCCGCGGAACTCGCCGCGCTGGCCGCCACCACGGCCCGTACCGCGGCGGACGCGACGACGCCGATGCAGGCGCGACGCGGCCGCCAGAGCTACACCGGCGAGCGCAGCATCGGCTCCCCGGACCCCGGAGCGGTGGCGGTCGCGGTGATGGCGGAGCGCGTCGCGGCCGAGTGGGAGGCACGCGGCTGA
- the dhaK gene encoding dihydroxyacetone kinase subunit DhaK, with product MKKFVNDPKDYVAEMLEGLALANPDTLRYVPEYNLIMRADAPQDNKVSIVQGSGSGHEPAHVMTVGKGMLDAACPGDVFAAPPADFVYETVKRVASPKGVLLLVNNYTGDRMAFEMAEELSQADGVTVRTLFIDDDVAVQDSTYTVGRRGVAGNFFVMKAVGAAAERGADLDEIYRIGEKVNSLTRTMGMALTACTPPAKGSPLFELPDDAVEMGVGIHGEPGREREKLQSANAMVGELVDAVVEDLPFASGDAVALMANGLGGTPIGELYLVYGLAHKQLAERGIGVWRSYVGEYCTSLDMAGASITLVRLDDEIRELLSDPAEIPIRVF from the coding sequence ATGAAGAAGTTCGTCAACGACCCGAAGGACTACGTCGCCGAGATGCTGGAGGGACTGGCGCTGGCCAACCCCGACACCCTCAGGTACGTCCCCGAGTACAACCTGATCATGCGCGCCGACGCCCCGCAGGACAACAAGGTCTCGATCGTGCAGGGCTCGGGATCCGGTCACGAGCCCGCGCACGTGATGACGGTCGGCAAGGGCATGCTCGACGCGGCCTGTCCGGGCGACGTGTTCGCGGCGCCGCCCGCCGACTTCGTCTACGAGACGGTCAAGCGGGTCGCCTCGCCCAAGGGCGTGCTGCTGCTGGTCAACAACTACACGGGCGACCGGATGGCCTTCGAGATGGCCGAGGAACTGTCGCAGGCCGACGGCGTGACCGTCCGGACCCTGTTCATCGACGACGACGTGGCCGTGCAGGACTCGACGTACACGGTCGGCCGTCGCGGGGTGGCCGGCAACTTCTTCGTGATGAAGGCGGTCGGCGCGGCCGCCGAGCGGGGCGCCGACCTCGACGAGATCTACCGGATCGGCGAGAAGGTCAACTCCCTCACCCGCACGATGGGCATGGCACTCACCGCGTGCACGCCACCGGCGAAGGGCTCGCCACTCTTCGAACTCCCCGACGACGCGGTCGAGATGGGAGTGGGCATCCACGGTGAACCGGGCCGCGAGCGGGAGAAGCTCCAGTCCGCGAACGCGATGGTCGGGGAGCTGGTCGACGCGGTGGTCGAGGACCTTCCCTTCGCCTCGGGCGACGCGGTGGCCCTGATGGCCAACGGCCTCGGCGGCACCCCGATCGGCGAGCTGTACCTGGTCTACGGCCTGGCCCACAAGCAGCTCGCCGAACGCGGGATCGGCGTCTGGCGGAGCTACGTGGGCGAGTACTGCACGTCCCTCGACATGGCCGGCGCCTCGATCACCCTGGTCCGCCTGGACGACGAGATCAGGGAACTCCTGAGCGACCCGGCGGAGATCCCCATCCGGGTGTTCTGA
- a CDS encoding YdcF family protein — MVAFVPSFVCFFLFCVGVVRDRRRVGNAVLLGLAVVFAAIALFLHLASEKAQLGHDLGVALLTLAALGVVTLAWFLIANGITMVRKEGRSPANLLSLGAGVALVALLALLVTALVLHTHTLLVVAATTVALAGYVAFMFLCFLFYGALYGRLRIRRRADYVVVLGSGLIGGTTVPPLLAGRLDRARKEHARLSRRGRRPVLLTSGGQGPDEKLPESHAMADYLVTQGFPADLIEREDRSTTTDENLTFSKALMEKANPDYRCVIVTNNYHVFRAAVTARRTGVRGHVIGAPTASYFWPSAMIREFVALLVAYRRTNAAIFLLVLLSGLFIWWLGWPSTGAVALAGH, encoded by the coding sequence ATGGTGGCCTTTGTACCGTCGTTCGTCTGCTTCTTCTTGTTCTGCGTAGGGGTGGTACGGGACCGCCGCCGGGTCGGCAACGCCGTCCTCCTCGGGCTCGCCGTCGTCTTCGCCGCGATCGCGCTCTTCCTGCACCTGGCCTCCGAGAAGGCCCAGTTGGGCCACGACCTCGGTGTCGCGCTGTTGACCCTGGCGGCCCTGGGCGTGGTCACGCTGGCCTGGTTCCTCATCGCCAACGGGATCACCATGGTGCGCAAGGAGGGCAGAAGCCCGGCGAACCTGCTGTCCCTGGGAGCGGGCGTCGCCCTGGTCGCCCTGCTCGCCCTGCTGGTCACGGCGCTGGTGCTGCACACGCACACGCTCCTGGTGGTGGCGGCGACAACGGTCGCGCTCGCCGGGTACGTCGCCTTCATGTTCCTGTGTTTCCTCTTCTACGGCGCGCTGTACGGGCGTCTGCGCATCCGGCGCCGGGCGGACTACGTGGTGGTCCTCGGCTCGGGCCTGATCGGCGGCACCACCGTGCCCCCGCTGCTGGCCGGCCGCCTCGACCGCGCCCGCAAGGAGCACGCGCGGCTCTCACGGAGGGGGCGGCGACCGGTGCTGCTCACCTCCGGCGGACAGGGACCCGACGAGAAGCTGCCGGAGTCGCACGCGATGGCCGACTACCTGGTCACCCAGGGCTTCCCCGCCGACCTGATCGAGCGCGAGGACCGCTCGACGACCACGGACGAGAACCTGACGTTCAGCAAGGCCCTGATGGAGAAGGCGAATCCGGACTACCGCTGCGTGATCGTCACGAACAACTACCACGTCTTCCGCGCCGCGGTCACCGCCCGCCGCACCGGCGTCCGGGGCCACGTGATCGGCGCCCCGACGGCGTCGTACTTCTGGCCGAGCGCCATGATCCGCGAGTTCGTGGCACTCCTCGTCGCCTACCGCCGCACCAACGCGGCGATCTTCCTGCTCGTCCTGCTGAGCGGCCTGTTCATCTGGTGGCTGGGGTGGCCGTCGACGGGGGCGGTCGCCCTGGCAGGTCATTAG
- a CDS encoding PP2C family protein-serine/threonine phosphatase — MDSVSTSEPAGPAPSAESLLRATPPHELVATARRLLAERVGAEDVTVLLADYGLRVLQPVTHLPHTDDPIPVHKGPAGRAFLSQTPVVEITSVSSPTQTVHLPLSVRGDRHGVLSVRLPSGATDTTTVLQLADFATVLAHEVITAGRDTDLYLQARRTRRLTLAAEMQWQLLPGRGCARREYVIGAHLEPAYTIGGDNFDWSTDADHLTLTVTDGMGQGIDASLLTSLAVGALRNARRAGIGLADQACLADQALFAQYGGKKYASTLLLKFDLDSGTVRAVDAGSPQLYRQRDDTIEQIELEAQLPLGMFEETPYEEQVFQVEPGDRLIVLSTGVHGALSGDGGTFAERALRQTLGATREEPPHEAARAMVDGLFEHFGSRELAADASVVCLDWNGRADAGHAEV; from the coding sequence GTGGACAGCGTGAGCACATCCGAGCCGGCCGGGCCGGCACCGTCCGCGGAAAGCCTGCTGCGCGCCACTCCACCCCACGAGCTGGTCGCCACCGCGCGGCGGCTCCTCGCGGAACGTGTCGGGGCCGAGGACGTGACCGTCCTTCTCGCCGACTACGGACTGAGGGTCCTCCAGCCGGTCACCCACCTGCCCCACACCGACGACCCGATCCCCGTGCACAAGGGGCCGGCCGGCCGGGCGTTCCTCAGCCAGACACCGGTCGTGGAGATCACCAGCGTCTCCAGCCCTACCCAGACCGTTCATCTGCCCCTCAGCGTCCGCGGCGACCGGCACGGGGTGCTCTCCGTCCGGCTGCCCAGCGGCGCGACCGACACCACCACCGTGCTCCAACTCGCCGACTTCGCCACCGTTCTGGCCCACGAAGTGATCACCGCGGGCCGCGACACCGATCTGTATCTGCAGGCGCGTCGCACCCGACGGCTCACCCTCGCCGCCGAGATGCAGTGGCAGCTCCTGCCCGGCCGTGGCTGCGCGCGCCGGGAGTACGTCATCGGCGCCCATCTGGAGCCCGCCTACACCATCGGCGGCGACAACTTCGACTGGTCGACCGATGCCGACCACCTCACCCTCACCGTCACCGACGGCATGGGCCAGGGCATCGACGCCTCCCTGCTCACGAGCCTCGCCGTCGGTGCCCTGCGCAACGCACGCCGCGCCGGGATCGGCCTCGCCGACCAGGCGTGCCTGGCCGACCAGGCGCTCTTCGCCCAGTACGGAGGCAAGAAGTACGCGTCGACCCTGCTGCTGAAGTTCGACCTGGACTCGGGCACCGTACGAGCCGTCGACGCGGGTTCGCCTCAGCTGTACCGCCAGCGCGACGACACGATCGAGCAGATCGAACTCGAAGCCCAGCTCCCCCTCGGCATGTTCGAGGAGACCCCTTACGAGGAGCAGGTGTTCCAGGTCGAACCGGGTGACCGCCTGATCGTGCTCAGCACCGGGGTGCACGGCGCACTCTCCGGCGACGGCGGAACCTTCGCGGAGCGGGCCCTGCGTCAGACCCTCGGCGCCACACGCGAAGAGCCCCCGCACGAGGCCGCCCGGGCCATGGTCGACGGCCTGTTCGAACACTTCGGCAGCAGGGAACTCGCCGCCGACGCCTCGGTCGTCTGCCTCGACTGGAACGGTCGCGCCGACGCCGGCCACGCCGAGGTGTGA
- a CDS encoding hydrophobic protein, which yields MVPILLVLLLALILFGAGFALKALWWIAVIVLIVWVLGFVIRPTASGGKRGRWYRW from the coding sequence ATGGTTCCTATTCTTCTTGTTCTTCTGCTCGCCCTGATCCTTTTCGGTGCCGGTTTCGCACTGAAGGCGCTCTGGTGGATCGCCGTGATCGTCCTGATCGTATGGGTCCTGGGCTTCGTGATCCGTCCGACGGCAAGCGGCGGCAAGCGTGGCCGCTGGTACCGCTGGTAG
- a CDS encoding class I SAM-dependent RNA methyltransferase yields MQAEPKKSLVGEEYEVEIGPVAHGGHCIARTDEGQVLFVRHTLPGERVVARVTEGEEGARFLRADAVRIVDASKDRVEAPCPYAGPGRCGGCDWQHAKPGAQRRLKGEVIAEQLQRLAGLTPEEAGWDGTVMPAEGDKLPAGEVPAWRTRVQYAVDADGNAGLRRHRSHEVEPVERCMIAAEGVTELGIEERDWAGMVSVDAIAATGSQDRMVILEPQPGARLPLVELDKPVSVMRVAEQDGGIHRVHGRAFVRERADGRTYRVGSGGFWQVHPMAADTLVKAVMQGLLPRKGDMALDLYCGVGLFAGALADRIGDQGAVLGIESGKRAVEDARHNLAGFERVRIEQGKVEAVLPRTGIAEVDLIVLDPPRAGAGKKTVEHLVSLGARKIAYVACDPAALARDIAYFRDGGYKVRTLRAFDLFPMTHHVECVAILEPVKKDA; encoded by the coding sequence ATGCAGGCAGAACCGAAGAAATCGCTGGTGGGGGAGGAGTACGAGGTCGAGATCGGCCCCGTCGCGCACGGCGGGCACTGCATCGCCCGCACGGACGAGGGCCAGGTTCTCTTCGTCCGGCACACGCTGCCCGGTGAGCGCGTCGTCGCCCGCGTGACCGAGGGCGAGGAGGGCGCGCGCTTCCTGCGCGCCGACGCGGTACGGATCGTCGACGCGTCCAAGGACCGCGTCGAGGCGCCCTGCCCCTACGCCGGTCCCGGCCGCTGCGGCGGCTGCGACTGGCAGCACGCCAAGCCGGGTGCGCAGCGCCGCCTGAAGGGCGAGGTCATCGCCGAGCAGCTGCAGCGTCTCGCGGGCCTCACGCCCGAGGAGGCCGGCTGGGACGGCACGGTGATGCCCGCCGAGGGCGACAAGCTTCCCGCGGGTGAGGTCCCGGCCTGGCGCACGCGCGTGCAGTACGCGGTCGACGCGGACGGCAACGCCGGTCTGCGCCGTCACCGCTCGCACGAGGTCGAGCCCGTCGAGCGCTGCATGATCGCCGCCGAGGGCGTCACCGAGCTCGGCATCGAGGAGCGCGACTGGGCCGGCATGGTGTCCGTCGACGCGATCGCGGCCACCGGTTCCCAGGACCGCATGGTCATCCTGGAGCCGCAGCCCGGCGCCCGCCTTCCGCTCGTCGAGCTCGACAAGCCGGTCTCCGTGATGCGGGTCGCCGAACAGGACGGCGGCATCCACCGCGTCCACGGCCGCGCGTTCGTCCGCGAGCGGGCCGACGGCCGTACCTACCGGGTCGGCAGCGGCGGCTTCTGGCAGGTCCACCCGATGGCCGCAGACACCCTCGTCAAGGCCGTCATGCAGGGCCTGCTGCCGCGCAAGGGCGACATGGCCCTCGACCTGTACTGCGGTGTCGGCCTCTTCGCCGGCGCCCTCGCCGACCGCATCGGCGACCAGGGCGCGGTCCTCGGCATCGAGTCCGGCAAGCGCGCGGTCGAGGACGCCCGGCACAACCTCGCCGGCTTCGAGCGCGTCCGCATCGAGCAGGGCAAGGTCGAGGCGGTCCTCCCGCGCACCGGCATCGCCGAGGTCGACCTCATCGTCCTGGACCCGCCCCGCGCGGGCGCCGGCAAGAAGACGGTCGAGCACCTGGTGTCGCTGGGCGCCCGCAAGATCGCGTACGTGGCCTGCGACCCGGCGGCACTGGCCCGGGACATCGCGTACTTCCGGGACGGCGGCTACAAGGTGCGCACGCTGCGCGCGTTCGACCTCTTCCCGATGACGCATCACGTGGAGTGCGTGGCGATTCTGGAGCCGGTGAAGAAGGACGCCTGA
- a CDS encoding APC family permease, producing MSKLTDVPKRILIGRALRSDRLGETLLPKRIALPVFASDPLSSVAYAPGEVLLVLSIAGVSAYHFSPWIAVAVVVLMFTVVASYRQNVHAYPSGGGDYEVANTNLGPRAGLTVASALLVDYILTVAVSIASGIENLGSAVPFVVEHKVPCAVAVIILLTLMNLRGVKESGKLFAIPTYVFVAGVFIMIAWGAFRGLVLGDTMRAPTAQYHIKAEHQGLAGFALVFLLLRAFSSGCAALTGVEAISNGVPAFRKPKSKNAATTLAAMGLLAVTMFCGIIALAMVTKVRMAENPATDLIHNGMAVGADYVQNPVISQVGEAVFGKGSFLFIVLAAATALVLFLAANTAYNGFPLLGSILAQDRYLPRQLHTRGDRLAFSNGIVLLAGAASMLVIIYGSDSTRLIQLYIVGVFVSFTLSQTGMVRHWNRHLATETDQAKRRHMVRSRAINAFGAFFTGLVLVVVLVTKFTHGAWVALLGMVIFYVTMSAIRKHYDRVAEELAAPEGPSDDSVRPSRVHSVVLVSKIHRPALRALAYAKLLRSDTLEALSVNVDPAETKNLRDEWERRGIDVPLKVLDSPYREITRPVIEYVKGLRKESPRDAVSVIIPEYVVGHWYEHLLHNQSALRLKGRLLFTPGVMVTSVPYQLESSEAAKLRARRRQDWSAPGAVRRGPAHERPKEPTAKK from the coding sequence GTGTCCAAACTGACCGACGTGCCCAAACGGATTCTGATCGGGCGGGCGTTGCGCAGCGACCGGCTGGGCGAAACGCTCCTGCCGAAGCGCATCGCCCTCCCCGTCTTCGCATCCGACCCGCTCTCCTCCGTGGCGTACGCGCCCGGAGAAGTGCTGCTGGTCCTTTCCATCGCGGGCGTGTCGGCCTACCACTTCAGCCCCTGGATCGCGGTCGCGGTCGTCGTGCTGATGTTCACGGTGGTCGCCTCCTACCGCCAGAACGTCCACGCCTACCCGAGCGGCGGCGGCGACTACGAGGTGGCCAACACCAACCTCGGGCCGCGGGCCGGCCTCACCGTCGCCAGCGCCCTGCTCGTCGACTACATCCTGACCGTCGCCGTCTCCATCGCCTCCGGCATCGAGAACCTCGGCTCGGCGGTCCCCTTCGTGGTGGAGCACAAGGTCCCCTGCGCCGTCGCCGTCATCATCCTGCTCACGCTGATGAACCTGCGCGGGGTCAAGGAGTCCGGAAAGCTCTTCGCGATCCCGACCTACGTCTTCGTCGCCGGCGTCTTCATCATGATCGCGTGGGGCGCCTTCCGCGGCCTCGTCCTCGGCGACACCATGCGGGCGCCGACCGCGCAGTACCACATCAAGGCCGAGCACCAGGGGCTCGCGGGCTTCGCCCTCGTCTTCCTGCTGCTGCGTGCCTTCTCCTCCGGCTGTGCCGCCCTCACCGGCGTCGAGGCCATCTCCAACGGCGTCCCGGCCTTCCGCAAGCCGAAGTCGAAGAACGCCGCGACCACCCTCGCGGCGATGGGTCTGCTCGCCGTCACCATGTTCTGCGGCATCATCGCCCTCGCCATGGTCACCAAGGTGCGCATGGCCGAGAACCCCGCCACCGACCTGATCCACAACGGCATGGCCGTCGGCGCCGACTACGTCCAGAACCCGGTGATCTCCCAGGTCGGCGAGGCCGTGTTCGGCAAGGGCAGCTTCCTGTTCATCGTGCTGGCCGCCGCCACCGCGCTCGTCCTGTTCCTGGCCGCGAACACCGCGTACAACGGCTTCCCGCTGCTCGGCTCGATCCTCGCCCAGGACCGCTACCTGCCGCGCCAGCTGCACACCCGCGGCGACCGTCTCGCCTTCTCGAACGGCATCGTCCTCCTGGCCGGCGCCGCGAGCATGCTCGTGATCATCTACGGATCCGACTCGACCCGGTTGATCCAGCTCTACATCGTCGGCGTGTTCGTCTCCTTCACGCTCAGCCAGACCGGCATGGTCCGCCACTGGAACCGCCACCTGGCCACCGAGACCGACCAGGCCAAGCGGCGCCACATGGTCCGCTCCCGGGCCATCAACGCCTTCGGCGCCTTCTTCACCGGCCTCGTCCTGGTCGTCGTCCTCGTCACCAAGTTCACGCACGGCGCCTGGGTCGCCCTGCTCGGCATGGTGATCTTCTACGTGACGATGTCCGCGATCCGTAAGCACTACGACCGCGTCGCCGAGGAACTGGCCGCCCCCGAGGGGCCGTCCGACGACAGCGTCCGCCCCTCGCGCGTCCACTCCGTCGTCCTGGTGTCCAAGATCCACCGCCCCGCGCTGCGCGCCCTCGCCTACGCCAAGCTGCTGCGCTCCGACACCCTCGAAGCGCTCAGCGTCAACGTCGATCCGGCCGAGACCAAGAACCTGCGCGACGAATGGGAGCGGCGCGGCATCGACGTCCCCCTGAAGGTCCTCGACTCGCCCTACCGCGAGATCACCCGGCCCGTCATCGAGTACGTCAAGGGCCTGCGCAAGGAGTCGCCGCGCGACGCGGTCTCCGTGATCATCCCCGAGTACGTCGTCGGCCACTGGTACGAGCACCTGCTGCACAACCAGAGCGCCCTGCGCCTCAAGGGACGCCTGCTGTTCACCCCCGGCGTCATGGTCACCTCGGTGCCCTACCAGCTGGAGTCCTCCGAGGCCGCGAAGCTGCGCGCCCGCAGGCGCCAGGACTGGAGCGCGCCGGGTGCCGTGCGCCGCGGTCCCGCGCACGAGCGGCCCAAGGAGCCGACCGCCAAGAAGTGA
- a CDS encoding potassium channel family protein — MHIVIMGCGRVGSALAQTLEQQGHTVAVIDQDPTAFRRLGSGFGGRRVTGVGFDQDTLREAGIEEAGAFAAVSSGDNSNIIAARVAREMFGIENVAARIYDPRRAEVYQRLGIPTVATVRWTADQMLRRLLPSGAEPLWRDPTGGVQLAEVHTSPTWVGHKISRLQEETGVRVAFLTRLGEAVLPTSQTVLQEGDLVHVMMRTDEVDKVEASFAKGPDEEAGH; from the coding sequence GTGCACATCGTCATCATGGGCTGCGGAAGAGTGGGTTCCGCTCTTGCCCAGACCCTGGAGCAACAGGGGCACACGGTCGCCGTGATCGACCAGGACCCCACCGCCTTCCGTCGGCTGGGCTCCGGGTTCGGCGGCCGTCGTGTCACCGGAGTCGGCTTCGACCAGGACACCCTGCGCGAGGCGGGCATCGAGGAGGCCGGCGCCTTCGCCGCCGTCTCCAGCGGTGACAACTCGAACATCATCGCCGCCCGGGTGGCCCGCGAGATGTTCGGCATCGAGAACGTCGCGGCACGCATCTACGACCCGCGCCGCGCCGAGGTCTACCAGCGCCTCGGCATTCCGACCGTCGCCACCGTCCGCTGGACGGCCGACCAGATGCTCCGCAGGTTGCTCCCCTCCGGCGCCGAGCCGCTGTGGCGCGACCCCACCGGCGGCGTCCAGCTCGCCGAGGTGCACACCTCCCCCACCTGGGTGGGCCACAAGATCAGCCGACTGCAGGAGGAGACGGGCGTCCGCGTCGCGTTCCTCACCCGGCTGGGCGAGGCGGTCCTGCCGACCTCGCAGACGGTCCTCCAGGAGGGCGACCTGGTGCACGTGATGATGCGCACCGACGAGGTGGACAAGGTCGAGGCGTCGTTCGCCAAGGGCCCTGACGAAGAGGCGGGTCACTGA
- a CDS encoding potassium channel family protein, whose protein sequence is MRVAIAGAGAVGRSIAGELLENGHEILLIDKAPTAISVERVPQAEWLLADACEITSLDEAALQRCNVVIAATGDDKVNLVVSLLAKTEYGVPRVVARVNNPKNEWLFNESWGVDVAVSTPRLMSALVEEAVSVGDLVRLLRFSHGDANLVELTLPPESALAGTTVGDVEWPEDTSLVTIIRGTRVLTPSREDSLEAGDELLFVAAQAREEQLEDLLSVRREDASN, encoded by the coding sequence ATGAGGGTCGCCATTGCCGGTGCCGGGGCCGTGGGCCGCTCGATCGCGGGCGAACTGCTGGAGAACGGCCACGAGATCCTGCTGATCGACAAGGCTCCGACCGCCATCTCGGTCGAGCGCGTCCCGCAGGCGGAGTGGCTGCTCGCCGACGCCTGCGAGATCACCTCCCTGGACGAGGCCGCGCTCCAGCGCTGCAACGTGGTGATCGCGGCCACGGGTGACGACAAGGTCAACCTCGTCGTCTCCCTGCTCGCGAAGACCGAGTACGGGGTCCCCCGGGTCGTCGCCCGGGTGAACAACCCCAAGAACGAGTGGCTCTTCAACGAGTCGTGGGGCGTGGACGTCGCCGTCTCCACCCCGCGTCTGATGTCGGCCCTCGTCGAGGAGGCCGTGAGCGTCGGCGACCTGGTGCGGCTGCTGCGCTTCAGCCACGGCGACGCCAACCTCGTCGAGCTGACCCTGCCGCCGGAGTCCGCCCTGGCCGGCACGACCGTCGGTGACGTCGAGTGGCCCGAGGACACCTCCCTGGTGACCATCATCCGCGGCACCCGCGTCCTGACGCCCTCCCGGGAGGACTCCCTGGAGGCCGGCGACGAACTCCTCTTCGTGGCCGCCCAGGCCCGCGAGGAGCAGCTGGAGGACCTGCTGTCGGTGCGGCGCGAGGACGCGTCGAACTAG